In Gammaproteobacteria bacterium, a genomic segment contains:
- a CDS encoding AAA family ATPase, with the protein MYARHFALTRLPFETPAEADELFVSNASREAEARLAHLMELRGIGLLTGEAGSGKTTAVRRAAAQLHPGLHRVHYVSLTTGSVLDMYRSIAWEIGLPAEHSRAAAHNAIRAEVSRLAAEAGQLPVLVIDEAHHLRNDVLEDLRLLTNFSMDAESRMCLVLVGLTELRRRLSMAVHESLAQRLVVRHHLAGL; encoded by the coding sequence ATGTACGCGCGCCACTTCGCCCTCACCCGGCTGCCCTTCGAGACCCCCGCCGAGGCCGACGAGCTGTTCGTCTCCAACGCCAGCCGGGAGGCCGAGGCCCGGCTCGCCCACCTCATGGAGCTGCGCGGCATCGGTCTGCTCACCGGCGAGGCCGGGTCCGGCAAGACCACCGCCGTCCGCCGCGCCGCCGCCCAGCTCCACCCCGGCCTGCACCGCGTCCACTACGTCTCCCTGACCACCGGCAGCGTGCTCGACATGTACCGCTCCATCGCCTGGGAGATCGGCCTGCCCGCCGAGCACTCCCGCGCCGCCGCCCACAACGCCATCCGCGCCGAGGTCTCCCGCCTCGCCGCCGAGGCCGGGCAGCTGCCCGTGCTGGTCATCGACGAGGCCCACCACCTGCGCAACGACGTCCTCGAGGACCTCCGCCTGCTCACCAACTTCAGCATGGACGCCGAGAGCCGCATGTGCCTCGTCCTCGTCGGCCTGACCGAGCTGCGCCGCCGCCTCTCCATGGCCGTGCACGAGTCCCTCGCCCAGCGCCTCGTCGTGCGCCACCACCTCGCCGGCCT